DNA from Toxoplasma gondii ME49 chromosome X, whole genome shotgun sequence:
CGTGGCCTGAGTTGTAGCCCGCCGTATACATGTGCAAATCTACTGCTTGTTCGATGCGAGTCCGGCGTTTCAGCGGGGGACTTGATCGCTGGAAACCAGCGGTGTTTTTCTGAAGCTGTCTGGGCTCCTGATTTGCTATCTTCTGCCTGATTGGATAAATTTGTTCTTCGCTGTCTAAAAATAGTACCGAGGACGAAAGGGAGTTGTGTGGGTGCGACGAAACTGTTTTTTGTCGGCTTAGCGGACGACCACCGCCCCCCCAGCTGGTCTTATACGTGGCACACTTTTTAAGTtcgtcttttcgcttctctgcgccgTCGCCAGCTGTCCTTTTCCCCCCACATACTGTGCCCAACTCTCCAATCTCGAGTTCTCCACgcattctgtctctttcctctttcttttttcaacGCGGTGGGTGTCGCAGGCCACGCGGACTGCCGTGGACAGCCTTTTCTCGCATCCTTCGGCCGTTTCTTGTTGTAAATTCCCCGTGTGATTTGCGTTGTTTTTTGAACCATCACGCTCACCACCACTCCACCGGTTTTGAGGGCGCGCGTGCGGTGTCGTTGCTGTTTCGCTCGTATTTTTCTTGTgacttttgtttttctcccgtGATTCTCGAGCACCGTCCTTTTTGTCCcggtctttgtttctttgttcttcAGCCGTTGCCCACGTGAAGGCTCAGCCACGCGGGCATTGcagtctctcctttgtctttcgATCCCGACTTTTTCGTCCTTGTCGCGTCGCTTTTTTGCCCTAATCGAAGTTATCGGACGCGTGTCTGTCTTGCTtttgcttctcgcgtcttcgtccccAAAAGTGCACCCATGGACTCGCAGCAACAACTCTCTCCGGCAGTAGATAGTGCTGTCGGGTCGCGCGTAGGCCAGGCCGCCGGACTGCAGCAGCCGAAGAGATATGTTCCGCCGCACCTTCGCAACCGGCCCCCTGCGCAGGACAATTTCTCCGGCGCAGGCGGGTATCCAGAGTATCCTTCTTCGTCAAATGCGCTTTCCTCCCAGGCACACGGTCAGACTTACTCGCCCACTGACCGCACCTTCAACTCGAGTTCGAGCAACGGCCTCGCCGCGGGCAGCCCCGGCCAGAATCAGCAGACCGGCCGTCGCTATGTGCCACCGGGTTCCGGCGACCGCTTCAGCTGTCTAGGCGCTGGCGGCGCCCGCTACACGCCTCCGAACACGACTTACAATACTCCAGCCGGGGGTCAGGGAGAAATCCCAGGAAATGCAGCTGGAAATGCTCagggcggtgtgtacaacGCCCGCGCCGCAGCGATGCAGCAAGGCGGCTACGGATCCTCTCGGACGATGCGCGCGAGCGTGACGGGGACCGGCTGGGATGTGCGAGACGGCCGCCGCTACGTTcccgagaaagagaaggatgTGTTTAGCAGCGACAAGCTGCAGAGCACGGGCATCAAGTTCGACTCTTACGACAAGGTCCCAGTTGAGTTGAAGGGCCGCGGCGCGGAGCGTATCATGGCCATCGAGTCGTTCCAGACTCCGGGTATGCAGATCCACCCACTGCTCCTACAGAACGTGTCGCGCGTGAACTACACAAAGCCCACGCCGATTCAGAAGAACTCCATTCCTACGATTCTCTCCGGCCGCGATTTGATGGCCTGTGCACAGACCGGGTCCGGAAAAACTGCCGCCTTCCTCTACCCCATCATCGCACGCATGCTCCAGGACGGGCCGCCTCCATTGCCTCAGGCAGCTGCAGGTGGCGGTTCTGGCTACCGGAAGCCGCCCGCGTACCCCATCTGCCTGGTCCTTTCGCCCACCCGCGAGCTCGCCATGCAAATCTACGAAGAAGCGCGCAAATTCCAGTTCGGCACAGGCGTCCGGACTGTCGCTGTGTACGGAGGAAGCGATGTGAAGCGGCAACTCATCGACCTCGACGGTGGCTGCGACATTTGCGTCGCCACCCCAGGCAGGCTTGTGGACCTGCTGGAACGGAGAAAGGTGAGACACAAACGCTCCGCCCGTGGTAGCGGCCAACGGCAAACTGTTAAAACTGACCTTGAATTCTTTTCAAAGACACCCCCCGACAACTGCCGACATCAAACAGTTAAACACACATGAAAGTGTCTTCTTAAACCGCTTCACGACTAGTGCTACACAGGAGAACACGAAGGGGAGAGATCAGTACCTAGGGACCGGGGCGCCGCAGGCGATTCAAGTACGCAGTGAGCGATGCAGGGAACTCGACAAGCGTTCCTAGATTCGTaagcgacagacagacaccACACTTCAcctcagagagaggagcgcgaAAATGCGTTGCATGACCTAAGCGATTTCCGAACAGTGGTGCTTGGTATCGACTCGAGATTCTGGAACTAGGATTGTGTGGGTGGAGAAAGGGAGCGCGTATTTGTTCCCCTTGACAAGGAATATCGAGAACTGTGGTTGCTACGAAGTCCAAAAGGCTGTTGCTTTAGACTGGAATTTTTTCAGACTGCCACAGTTACGGCCTCAAACCGTGGGAAACAGGGACTGTTTCAGAAGTGCAAAGGGGATATAGGCGCGGATGTTCACTGGCTGGTGCGGGCGTTTTGAGAGGGGCTCTCCAAGGGTTTTCGCCTGCCGCGTCTCACAGGATAGAAGTCTTCCTGCATCTGTAGAGCTACGCGCGTGGTGTCGGAGGACGTGAGTGCACACCTGGTTTCGTCTAACAAGACGACTTTGCGTGTTTCCCCTCTGTTCTTGTTTTCAGGTCCGTCTTGGTTTGGTTCAGTTTTTTGTGTTGGACGAGGCAGATCGCATGCTGGACATGGGTTTCCTGCCCCAGATCAAGCTGATTGTCGAGAGCTTCGACTTGCCCCCATCGCCTACGCCGCAGACAGCAGGCTATCCGTCTCTTGGCGGCGACAGCGGCGCCGGGCGCCGCGTGGGTCGGCAGACGGTCATGTTCAGCGCTACGTTCCCGCGAGAAATTCAGATGCTAGCGAAGGATTTCCTGGAGGACTACATCTACCTTGCGGTTGGCCGCGTCGGGAGCACCAACGAGTTCATTCGGCAGCGCCTGCAGTACGCAGATGAGGACCAGAAGCTCAAGTTGCTAGTCAAGCTGCTGCGCGAGACTGAAAAGGGTCTGACGATCATTTTCGTTGAGACGAAGCGGAAAGCGGACATGATTGAGGACTACCTCGTGGACGACGACTTCCCAGCGGTCTCGATTCACGGTGACCGGACACAGcaggagcgcgaggaggcgctCCGGCTGTTCAAGGCGGCCAAATGCCCGATTCTCGTGGCGACGGACGTTGCGGCCCGAGGTCTGGATATCTCCAACGTCACACACGTGATCAACTTCGACTTGCCGACCAACATCGATGACTATGTGCATCGCATCGGTCGTACAGGTCGCGCTGGGAACCTCGGCCTGGCCACCTCGTTCGTGAACGAGAGCAACAAGCCGATACTGCGCGACCTGCTGAACCTCTTGGAGGAGGCCAAGCAGGATAtcccctcgtttctcccgcctctcgtGCTCTCCTGcacctcttcgtcgtctcgcATGGGCGGCGGCTGGGGCGGAGGCCGCGGCGGGCGCGGCGGTGGATCCTTCGGCGGGCGGCAAGGCGGCGCCGGCTACGGCAGCATGGGTGGCGTGGGAGGCCGCTCTGGAGCTGCGCCGATGGGTGACAGCCGCCTCCCCGCCACCGACTGGCGCACGACCCCCGGTGGCAGCCGTCCGATGGGTGGCTTCCGGGCTGCGGTTATGAGCAGCGACCGCCCTGGGGGCATGGATGCGTGGTAGACAGCGACAGATCGGGGCAGAGACAAGGGGGAAAAAAAGGAGTGGGCGTGAGGCGCCAGGCGACCTTTGGAGTCACAAAAGAGACGCAGCATGTATTATAATGcccgtctgtctgtgtgtgagGGGTAGCTGTTTGAACGAGAGAATAGAAGCTGGAACGctgggaggaggaggagaggtgGGAAAACGCGCAGAAAGCGAGGGTAGAGGGGCAACTGCAGGGGCGCTGCTTCTAGGGAGAAAAGTCGAGGATCTTTTCGGGATCACGAAGAAGTGCTGCTCGTCTCGAAGACTGAAGGGATCCGTGCGAAACGGGTCCGTGTTGGTTGAAAGAGGGAAAGGACGAAAAGAtaggagacacagaggacgGGTCATCTATAGGGAGTGGAATGTTGTGTTGAGGGTTGGTACAGGACTCGAACACACACTCATATCGATCGGCCGCAACGCCTCGAACGATTCTACACACAATGAATGCATTGTCGACTGAGTATTCTTTCGTGTTTTGCCGTGGTTTGGAGACGCAAGGGCTGGTACACACCGTGTTGAGTGTTTGTCCACTCTGGTTGTTGGTATCTTCAAGAGAAAACGTCCTATGTGTGCAAAGGTCCACGACAAGAACCGAGACAGGCAGGTGTGCCGAACGCAGTTGTTCCACAGACAACTGTTTTTGGGAGCAAGAATATTTTCGAGGCTGACAAAAACTGCGCACTCTCGCAGCGTCTGCTGTAACGATGGCGTACGCCTTCTGCCTTCCGGCCCCCCCAGTCTGATTTCCGAGTTATAGTAGAACTGACCCATGGCGATTCAGGTTAGCATAGAACATGAATCCTGAGATGCTTGTTGAGCCAATCGCGAGTCACCCGCCGGAGGAAGTACATACCGATTCGGGTAATCTGGCACACAGGACACCCCATACTTTTTTAGGTGGATGTTTAGTGTTGAGCCGCAAAAGAATGTCTCATTCAGGTAGCCTGCATTTTATTCACTTATTTCTGTATCGCTTGAAGTACGACTGACAATTTGGCGTCTGCATCCTTTCAGCAAGTTTTGATCCTCTGACGCGAAACAACGAATGTTGAAGCCGGCCAAACAGGGGGGAAGAGGGGTGTGGCCGCCCGCACCTCCCGTTGACCACTGCGTTTTTTGGTTTTTTCTAGACGGATTCAACGTTACGTTTACCTACATCAATGATGCCTCAGTGCTTCTAAATTTGGGAGATTGTGAGTCATTTCTGCCAGAGTATTCGCGCGAGGAACCCTCGTGTGGAAGTTGTTGCAAACAGTACCTCAAAACAAAGTTCAGCTGCCTGTAACAAATACTGAAATTAGATTCTTGGGGTTGTAGGCTTACATTGCATTTTAAGGAAAATGTACTGTGATTTGGGCTACTGTGTTAGATGCTTCCCGCTTAGACAAAggggaagagcagaaacaacACGTGTGG
Protein-coding regions in this window:
- the DDX3X gene encoding DEAD (Asp-Glu-Ala-Asp) box polypeptide DDX3X (encoded by transcript TGME49_226250~Gene product name based on ToxoDB Community Expert Annotation.), which codes for MDSQQQLSPAVDSAVGSRVGQAAGLQQPKRYVPPHLRNRPPAQDNFSGAGGYPEYPSSSNALSSQAHGQTYSPTDRTFNSSSSNGLAAGSPGQNQQTGRRYVPPGSGDRFSCLGAGGARYTPPNTTYNTPAGGQGEIPGNAAGNAQGGVYNARAAAMQQGGYGSSRTMRASVTGTGWDVRDGRRYVPEKEKDVFSSDKLQSTGIKFDSYDKVPVELKGRGAERIMAIESFQTPGMQIHPLLLQNVSRVNYTKPTPIQKNSIPTILSGRDLMACAQTGSGKTAAFLYPIIARMLQDGPPPLPQAAAGGGSGYRKPPAYPICLVLSPTRELAMQIYEEARKFQFGTGVRTVAVYGGSDVKRQLIDLDGGCDICVATPGRLVDLLERRKVRLGLVQFFVLDEADRMLDMGFLPQIKLIVESFDLPPSPTPQTAGYPSLGGDSGAGRRVGRQTVMFSATFPREIQMLAKDFLEDYIYLAVGRVGSTNEFIRQRLQYADEDQKLKLLVKLLRETEKGLTIIFVETKRKADMIEDYLVDDDFPAVSIHGDRTQQEREEALRLFKAAKCPILVATDVAARGLDISNVTHVINFDLPTNIDDYVHRIGRTGRAGNLGLATSFVNESNKPILRDLLNLLEEAKQDIPSFLPPLVLSCTSSSSRMGGGWGGGRGGRGGGSFGGRQGGAGYGSMGGVGGRSGAAPMGDSRLPATDWRTTPGGSRPMGGFRAAVMSSDRPGGMDAW